One Cryptomeria japonica chromosome 9, Sugi_1.0, whole genome shotgun sequence genomic window carries:
- the LOC131059569 gene encoding ethylene-responsive transcription factor TINY produces the protein MEDKYMEERVCRKEEETVGYKMYKGVRQRRWGKWVSEIRQPRNKRRIWLGTYDTPHMAARAYDVAAFSLKGSSALLNFPELVTTFPKPCSLDPRDIQSAASLAARSCSSHNLQESSSLQRRVEITSAVSSDQAGIGKISTNSTGYKDLELRLALSDEKS, from the coding sequence ATGGAAGACAAATACATGGAAGAGAGAGTCtgcagaaaagaagaagaaacagtTGGGTATAAAATGTACAAAGGGGTTCGTCAGAGAAGGTGGGGGAAATGGGTATCTGAAATTCGACAGCCAAGGAATAAACGAAGAATATGGCTTGGGACTTACGATACTCCACACATGGCGGCTCGAGCTTACGACGTAGCAGCTTTCAGCCTTAAGGGAAGCAGTGCTTTGCTTAATTTTCCTGAGCTCGTGACAACTTTTCCCAAGCCATGTTCGTTAGATCCTCGTGACATACAGTCTGCAGCTTCTCTTGCGGCTCGTTCTTGCTCTTCTCACAATCTCCAGGAATCTTCTTCTTTGCAAAGAAGAGTAGAAATAACCAGTGCAGTCTCATCAGATCAAGCAGGGATAGGGAAAATCTCTACAAATTCCACTGGTTACAAGGACTTGGAACTGCGGTTAGCGTTGTCTGATGAAAAATCATAA